One Pochonia chlamydosporia 170 chromosome 5, whole genome shotgun sequence DNA segment encodes these proteins:
- a CDS encoding D-stereospecific peptide hydrolase (similar to Metarhizium acridum CQMa 102 XP_007812337.1), protein MPSRDELLTKLKSILQDHITETSTPGLSAAILTPNACHTLTAGQSNLQTQQQIEPFHLFGIGSITKVFTAIVILQLCEEGKLRLSDAVAHHLSSETYAEIDDAADATISQLLGHEAGIDSWEDDPKWITHGRGQTLDPRHIWEKTEPLSYIRRPKRIAPKRGEWYYSNTNYTLLGLIIEKIAQNTAESEIRNRILTPLNLHDIYLEGFETARGALPSRHHWATDTFRSTAGICPSFSLIRDDLIDASTSNLSVEWTAGGMLSSATDLVRFGQALRDGKLLRPESLDVMKKWRTTAPGSEAGRGLFRTKFAGSGGSEYWDGHFGGVLGFTAGLWWAEDGDVVVAVFSNVGTMHAGSVAGSGAHVIMNTGFLGVARELAEVDGGDV, encoded by the coding sequence ATGCCCTCCAGAGACGAGCTCCTCACAAAACTAAAATCCATCCTTCAAGACCACATAACAGAGACATCTACACCGGGTCTCTCTGCCGCAATTCTCACCCCAAATGCCTGTCACACTCTCACAGCCGGCCAATCCAATCTACAAACCCAGCAACAAATCGAACCGTTTCACCTCTTTGGAATCGGCTCCATTACCAAAGTATTCACTGCAATTGTCATACTACAACTCTGCGAGGAGGGCAAGCTAAGATTATCTGACGCCGTTGCGCATCACCTATCCTCCGAAACATACGCCGAGATAGACGATGCTGCCGACGCAACTATCTCCCAGTTACTAGGTCACGAAGCCGGCATAGATAGCTGGGAAGACGACCCCAAATGGATTACTCATGGTCGCGGGCAGACTCTTGACCCAAGGCACATATGGGAGAAGACAGAACCATTGAGTTATATTCGAAGACCGAAGAGGATTGCACCAAAACGAGGAGAGTGGTATTATTCCAACACGAACTACACACTTCTAGGCCTCATCATTGAGAAAATTGCACAAAATACAGCAGAGTCTGAAATCCGCAACCGCATTCTAACGCCACTGAATCTCCATGACATTTATCTCGAGGGCTTTGAAACCGCGAGAGGTGCCTTGCCCAGTCGCCATCACTGGGCAACAGACACATTTCGCTCAACAGCAGGCATATGCCCATCTTTCTCACTCATCAGAGACGACCTCATAGATGCCAGCACGTCCAATTTATCGGTGGAATGGACAGCCGGCGGGATGCTAAGCTCTGCGACGGACCTCGTCAGATTTGGACAGGCTCTCCGTGATGGAAAGTTACTGAGACCGGAATCTTTGGATGTCATGAAGAAGTGGAGGACGACTGCGCCAGGTAGTGAGGCTGGCCGTGGGCTGTTTCGAACCAAATTCGCGGGTTCCGGGGGAAGTGAGTACTGGGATGGGCATTTTGGAGGTGTTTTAGGCTTCACTGCCGGGTTGTGGTGGGcagaggatggggatgtcGTGGTTGCTGTGTTTTCGAATGTCGGTACCATGCATGCGGGAAGTGTGGCGGGGAGTGGTGCGCATGTTATTATGAATACGGGGTTTTTGGGGGTAGCGAGAGAGTTGGCTGAGgtagatggtggtgatgtttga
- a CDS encoding mannose-1-phosphate guanylyltransferase (similar to Coprinopsis cinerea okayama7#130 XP_001830397.1): MAAQTGIEVALAKIMDVVQKQNEEMSELRQECAQLRQSNTEISQLLRETVMGRRDSTGLAVFTPGGDGSMRSFSPHPLPKLSPAMRYIPPPSPSPQLTVPAMDREIPGFYVIIPAGGAGTRLWPLSRENHPKFLLDIDLSGRSLLQSTWHRLVPLAGSGRMTVVAGPSHSEAIQTQLPQLEDDNLFTEPGPKDSLAAIGLAAAILLHRDQNAVIGSFAADHMIAGEDAFLNSVTEAVKVAEEGFLVTIGIAPSHPATGFGYVKLGDKLDVPSAPSARLVSSFKEKPDAYTAAKYLSSGNYRWNAGMFVTKASTLMDLVKEYEPELHQNLTRIAEAWEDKTQRDTILNEVWPTLEKVAIDNAIAEPAAAEGRVAVIPATFGWDDVGDFSSLAEMLPAEANSPRILGDRNMVVAQQAPGGIVVPGSGRLVACLGVDDLVIVDVPDALMVTTRARAQEVKSLVASCRKAGFKNLM, encoded by the exons ATGGCTGCGCAGACGGGCATTGAGGTcgctttggccaagattATGGACGTGGTGCAGAAGCAA AATGAGGAAATGTCTGAGCTGCGTCAGGAGTGCGCTCAGTTGCGCCAGTCCAACACTGAGATTAGCCAGCTTTTAAGAGAGACCGTCATG GGTCGCCGCGACAGCACTGGTCTCGCCGTTTTCACAcctggtggtgatggctcCATGCGATCATTCAGTCCCCATCCGCTGCCCAAGCTGTCTCCGGCCATGAGATATATCCCACCACCCTCGCCCAGCCCACAGCTCACTGTCCCTGCCATGGACCGTGAAATCCCGGGGTTTTACGTTATTATTCccgctggtggtgctggtacTCGTCTGTGGCCCTTGTCTCGGGAGAATCATCCCAAGTTTCTCCTGGATATTGACCTCTCCGGCCGCAGCTTGCTTCAGTCGACTTGGCATCGTCTGGTCCCTCTTGCCGGATCGGGCCGTATGACTGTTGTCGCTGGTCCTAGCCACTCAGAAGCCATTCAGACTCAGCTTCCTCAGCTCGAAGATGACAATCTGTTCACTGAGCCTGGTCCCAAGGACTCCTTGGCTGCCATTGGtcttgccgccgccattcTTCTGCACCGCGATCAGAATGCCGTCATTGGATCCTTTGCCGCTGACCATATGATTGCCGGTGAGGATGCTTTCCTCAACTCTGTTACCGAAGCCGTCAAGGTCGCCGAGGAGGGATTCCTTGTCACCATTGGTATTGCGCCTTCGCACCCTGCCACTGGCTTCGGTTATGTCAAGCTTGGGGACAAGCTGGATGTTCCAAGCGCCCCTTCTGCTCGCCTGGTCAGCTCattcaaggagaagccgGATGCCTACACCGCGGCCAAGTACCTGTCCTCTGGTAACTATCGCTGGAATGCGGGTATGTTCGTCACCAAGGCGTCTACGCTCATGGACTTGGTCAAAGAGTATGAGCCTGAGCTGCACCAGAACCTGACCAGAATCGCCGAGGCCTGGGAAGACAAGACCCAGCGGGATACAATTCTCAACGAGGTGTGGCCTACTTTGGAAAAGGTGGCGATTGACAATGCCATCGCtgagcctgctgctgctgagggCAGAGTCGCTGTCATTCCGGCTACATTTG GTTGGGACGATGTTGGTGACTTTTCTTCCCTGGCTGAAATGCTTCCCGCCGAAGCCAACTCTCCCAGAATTCTCGGCGATCGCAACATGG TTGTTGCCCAACAAGCCCCAGGTGGCATTGTTGTTCCCGGATCCGGCCGCCTCGTCGCTtgtcttggtgttgacgatCTCGTCATTGTGGACGTGCCTGATGCGCTCATGGTGACCACTCGTGCTCGTGCGCAAGAAGTCAAGTCGCTTGTTGCAAGCTGCCGCAAGGCGGGTTTTAAGAATCTCATGTAA